A genomic window from Actinomycetota bacterium includes:
- the accC gene encoding acetyl-CoA carboxylase biotin carboxylase subunit, translated as MFKKILIANRGEIALRIIRACHELNIEAIAVYSSVDSESIHVREADRSICIGPAPSSESYLNIKNIIGAADMADCDAIHPGYGFLSENADFAQACIENDLIFIGPKPSILRKAGNKVELKEIIKKARVPVIRGTKRPVKNLREALRKARWIRYPIIIKASAGGGGKGMKIVRNKRELISSLQIAKTEAKSYFDDDTIFLEKYVEKPRHIEAQLIVDKKGHIIFFGERDCTIQRRHQKLIEESPSPAIDRRKRKQLIELSIRVAKAIKYENLGTIEFLMDKKGNFYFMEINPRIQVEHAVTEVVIGMDLIKQQILIASGEDISIKQEDIKPNGHAIEFRINSEDPDNNFMPSPGLISFYLPPGGPGIRVDSCLYQGYRVLPHYDSLVAKLIVWGKDREEAINRSKRALKEFIIEGIPTTIPFYQKILSNPKFISGEINTDFVNEILQEKYN; from the coding sequence ATGTTTAAAAAGATATTGATTGCAAATAGAGGTGAAATAGCTCTTAGAATAATTAGAGCTTGTCATGAATTAAATATTGAAGCTATTGCTGTCTATTCAAGTGTTGATTCAGAGTCCATCCATGTTAGAGAAGCAGATAGAAGCATATGTATTGGACCTGCTCCAAGTAGTGAGAGTTATCTTAATATAAAAAACATAATAGGAGCAGCTGATATGGCTGATTGTGATGCCATACATCCCGGATATGGCTTCTTATCTGAAAATGCTGATTTTGCACAGGCATGTATTGAAAATGATTTAATCTTTATAGGTCCAAAGCCATCTATTCTAAGAAAAGCTGGGAACAAGGTTGAATTAAAAGAAATCATAAAAAAAGCAAGAGTACCTGTAATTCGAGGTACAAAGCGTCCAGTTAAAAATTTAAGAGAAGCATTAAGAAAAGCAAGATGGATAAGATACCCAATAATCATTAAAGCTTCAGCTGGAGGTGGTGGAAAAGGAATGAAAATTGTCAGAAATAAAAGGGAGCTGATTTCATCACTCCAAATTGCAAAGACTGAAGCCAAATCTTATTTTGATGATGACACAATATTTTTGGAAAAATATGTAGAAAAACCGCGTCATATTGAAGCTCAACTTATTGTTGATAAAAAGGGTCATATCATTTTTTTTGGAGAAAGAGATTGTACAATTCAGAGAAGACATCAAAAACTGATTGAGGAATCTCCGTCACCTGCAATTGATAGAAGAAAAAGAAAACAATTAATAGAATTATCAATAAGGGTAGCTAAGGCAATTAAATATGAGAATTTAGGAACAATTGAATTTCTAATGGACAAAAAAGGGAACTTTTATTTTATGGAGATTAATCCAAGAATTCAAGTGGAACATGCAGTTACTGAGGTGGTGATTGGTATGGATTTAATTAAACAACAGATTCTAATAGCAAGTGGAGAAGATATTTCCATAAAACAGGAAGATATAAAACCCAATGGACATGCTATTGAATTTAGAATAAATTCAGAAGATCCAGACAATAATTTTATGCCAAGTCCTGGACTTATTTCTTTCTACCTCCCACCTGGAGGACCAGGTATAAGGGTAGATAGTTGTTTATATCAGGGATATAGAGTTTTACCTCATTATGACAGTTTAGTTGCAAAACTAATTGTATGGGGAAAAGACAGAGAAGAAGCAATTAATCGTTCAAAAAGAGCTTTGAAAGAATTCATTATAGAAGGAATACCTACTACAATTCCATTTTATCAAAAAATTCTATCAAATCCTAAATTTATAAGTGGTGAAATAAATACTGATTTTGTTAATGAAATACTCCAAGAAAAATATAATTAG